Proteins encoded in a region of the Watersipora subatra chromosome 5, tzWatSuba1.1, whole genome shotgun sequence genome:
- the LOC137396498 gene encoding carboxylesterase 1C-like, producing the protein MLLLLVVKYLIATEVQIQTRLGKVTGVSSTVLGQQVNVFRGIPYAKPPIGDLRLAKPQPYGSFLSSELNATEFGEVCAQAQYTLKGGEDCLFLNIYSPQTNGLKNVMIWIHGGGLSTGESNTYNGGRLAAVENVVVVTINYRLNLFGFLTTGESELPGNYGFWDQRLAIQWVKENIDDYGGQGSAITIFGESAGGRSVGFQMMSPQNNRDLFQRAITESGSSLSLTYINRNPMTITEQVAKNLSCDAKKSDFLHCLRSKTTKELQIASSCVDRPFSFFAVVDNDFIPYDLGSALSNFTMDNSFVTRTEAFGNFGKYDVFSGWNDQDGLLYMGSLQSVSLQMTGANISKGISIEVLTEALKQWPFVNYPNDQGMKDFVVNTFIDFYMNTPEALASDKRSIEDRRVEVYSRVSGDVSLKIPNVQHLQVHRAANLEGVAYAYEFIHKRSNNPTPWYEGPDWLRYGADHTDEMPYVFGEPLITNDQSFTPEEKNLSKNMMRMWANFAKYGNPGPEFSKFTYPKNQAYTILNTGGFVQKNYPLNDVQRLWSSVDNTILQQQGSVTPSDSPSFCLSDPKSCQ; encoded by the exons ATGCTCCTCCTGTTAGTAGTTAAGTATTTGATAGCAACTGAAGTACAAATACAAACTCGACTTGGTAAGGTGACAGGTGTCAGCTCCACAGTGTTAGGTCAACAGGTGAATGTATTCCGAG GAATTCCTTATGCCAAGCCACCTATAGGAGACCTTCGGCTGGCTAAGCCTCAGCCATATGGAAGTTTCCTGAGCAGCGAATTGAACGCTACTGAATTTGGTGAGGTCTGTGCTCAAGCACAATATACGCTGAAAGGAGGTGAAGACTGCCTCTTTCTCAACATCTATTCTCCGCAGACAAATGGCTTGAAG AATGTCATGATTTGGATTCATGGCGGTGGTTTAAGCACAGGAGAATCCAATACCTATAATGGAGGAAGGCTTGCGGCTGTCGAAAATGTGGTCGTGGTCACTATTAACTACCGTTTGAATCTTTTTGGTTTTTTAACGACTGGCGAATCTGAGCTTCCTGGAAACTATGGATTTTGGGACCAGCGACTGGCCATTCAATGggtgaaagaaaatattgaCGATTATGGAGGACAAGGTTCTGCTATTACAATATTCGGTGAATCAGCAGGTGGACGATCAGTAGGTTTTCAAATGATGTCACCTCAAAATAACCGTGACCTATTTCAAAGAGCAATTACTGAAAGTGGCTCATCTCTTTCGTTGACCTACATAAATCGAAATCCAATGACAATAACTGAGCAGGTAGCCAAGAACTTGAGTTGTGATGCTAAGAAATCTGATTTTCTTCATTGCTTGCGATCCAAAACTACCAAAGAGCTTCAAATTGCTTCTAGTTGTGTCGACCGGCCATTTTCCTTCTTTGCAGTTGTTGACAATGACTTCATACCGTATGACCTTGGATCTGCGCTTTCAAACTTTACAATGGACAACTCATTTGTGACTCGTACTGAAGCATTTGGCAACTTTGGTAAATACGATGTTTTCAGCGGTTGGAATGATCAAGATGGTTTGCTATATATGGGCAGCCTTCAGTCAGTCAGTTTACAAATGACTGGGGCAAACATTTCTAAAGGTATTTCAATTGAAGTCTTAACTGAAGCATTGAAACAGTGGCCTTTTGTTAACTACCCCAATGATCAGGGAATGAAAGATTTTGTAGTGAATACTTTCATTGATTTCTACATGAATACACCAGAAGCTTTGGCAAGTGACAAAAGGTCTATAGAAGACAGGCGTGTCGAGGTCTACTCGAGAGTGTCAG GTGATGTCAGTTTAAAGATTCCTAATGTGCAACACCTGCAAGTACACAGGGCTGCCAATCTTGAGGGAGTGGCTTATGCATATGAATTTATCCACAAGAGAAGTAATAACCCTACTCCATGGTATGAAGGACCTGATTGGCTGAGATATGGAGCAGACCACACAGATGAGATGCCATATGTGTTTGGTGAACCACTCATTACCAATG ATCAGAGTTTTACACCAGAAGAAAAAAACCTTTCAAAAAACATGATGAGAATGTGGGCAAACTTTGCTAAATACGG GAACCCTGGTCCAGAGTTCAGCAAGTTTACCTATCCAAAGAACCAAGCCTACACAATACTAAACACTGGAGGGTTTGTCCAAAAGAACTACCCACTGAATGATGTGCAGAGATTGTGGTCATCAGTTGACAACACCATATTACAACAACAAGGTTCTGTTACTCCTTCCGACTCTCCAAGTTTTTGTCTCT CTGACCCCAAGAGCTGCCAGTAA